Part of the Penicillium digitatum chromosome 4, complete sequence genome is shown below.
GCTACGACTTGCGCCTCGTAACCCCGAGGACAGACCTTGTGGAGGCGCAAAAAGCGTGTCTCACAGACCTTTTGGCTAGTAGGATGCAAACGGGCGAGATAGTTCCGATGATGTGGGCTCCAAATGATATATGGAAATCGCGCAACTTTCATATTTGATCGGCCCGCTCAAGAAGAACAAAGGCTTTGCGTACAAAACGTCGAGTCGCGACCTCTGAAGCCGTTGTGAAGAATTATGGACACGCATTAGGGTTGGGTAGTCGAGCTAATGATTTCGCCGCCGTTGCCCATACTCATTGGGCAAGTCTCATGAAACCGTCCCTCGACGCGTCTAAGTACCTTGACACCTACTTCTCAAGAGCGCAGGCAAGGAAACTCAGGTCTCTGAGCAAACGTCTCAGAAGGTCAAGTCTGCATTGAAACGAGTCAGTTATTTGCCACCTGCAGGTTACCCTCGCATTCCAACAGTTTTAACAGAGGCATCCAGAAACCCCTGTAGATTTAATTTTCGATAGCGCATTGATAGTTTCTCGGGTTCTCCGCTCCCGAGGAAGTTAGATCGAGAGGGATCCACTCACAAGCGTGACATGCAACCAGCGGTGTCGTTGATGTCAGAatcaatcttcttctttgatcGGGTTTTCTGATATATGATTAAGCAACCGAGCTGGAGGCCCCTCAATCCATGAGAAAACCCTTGTTCCACACTCCAGCGCTCTCCAAAGAGGTACCGTGGATGCTTGGGGCACATGGGAAATCGTTCTCCTCCAGCAAGGGAGATGACTCGAGGGCGGGAACCCCCTGCGCGGAGTGTGTCCGTTTATCAAGGACTTCATCTTTGTGTAGTGTGCTGAAGGCTTCCAAGGTAGAAGAGGAAATCCTACTACCTGATGTTGGTGACCTCCAACGTTTAATTCACCTCGTGAGGAAAAATCGTGAATTGGACAGGTACCTATTTTATGGTAAGCCTACACACAAGCTATAAAATTCCTAAATTTGTAAGCTTTATCTTTCTAAAACCCCTACACAGCTAAAGACTCTGTCTGGTGCATCGTCAAAATAGGGTTAGGTAATCACAAAGGTTTAAAGGTTGGCACAAGCGGATTTAGGAATGACGCACGTGGATCTCATGTTTGGGAGGGGCATCATTTGTTTCGTGCACCACATTGGGTCCAAGAGACTTTAGCGTACTCAGCACATGGTCCATTTGATCCAACATAATCCCTGGAGGTAAAACGGTGTTCTGATGATTCTGGATCGCAAGTTCTGTCAACGGCTGCTCCAAAGACACTAACTCCACACGGAGCCATTTCAAACCCGTGGCACGGTATAGCTCTGTCTGAGGCTTGTCAGGATGACCACTTCATGCTTGTTAAGCGGTTGTATCTCACTCACTTCGTCACAATCCATGGCGTTGCGGCAGAGCTTGCACACATGTTCTTTCACCTGTGGGTGTGGCATGATGGACCTGACAGCCTCGCAGCTTCCCTCATCGTTATACCAGGGGATAGTCCGGAATGACCATCTGCTTGAGAAGTCACATTGCGTCCGGTTTGTGAATGACGGGGCCTCAAGTGTCTCTGGATCTGACACAAGACCAAATCAGGCTGCCGTCTTCGGTCTTCTCTAGCTAGGAACGTGCCACTGTGTTTGGATTACaaggaaagaagatgaaTCAAATCGTGAGAGTGTTCTGGGTATTTTTCAGGTATCCGTAGGcacaagggggggggggggggggtgaaGTTGAGAGATTCGGTGCTGGTGCCGAGGTCCGGGAAGGAGAAGCGGATCAATAGCATGAGAttgtctacaacatagagaaACGAAGGTCAGGAAGCTTTAGGgtactacaacatagacacAGTGGAGAATGTACTATACAACATTAAAGGTTCAGTTCGAGCACTAGTTCACGCTAATATAGAGAAACATTTAAACAGCTTCCAGAAATAGATTAGTGTTTGGCAGAGATGTCCTATATTAGGTCAAGAACGGAGCAGCTTTGACACCCTtgactccgtactccgtactccgcaCACGGAGTACCTCTGATGATCCCTGCTGCCGTCTCTTATCTCCAGCCTATCACACTAGCAATAATAGAAAAGACAGTAAATTTACTCTAACTTCTTCTATCTCGTCAtctgtaaaaaaaaaaacaaatcaaAATTATTCCTCTTGTGCTTATCTCCGATGAAAATGTATCCAATTACCCTTCGGTACCTAGGTAGACCCAAGATTGAAGGGCGTAAGCACCTATCAGAAGAACCCCCCGAGCCCCATCGGGGATTCACCGAAAAAGCCCCGATTTTGTCTTTCTGGTAGGCCAATGGCTATCAATCTACAACAACTGATGAAGGTTTATCTTCGACTTTCTCCGCCACCTCCTGCCGTTTTGCCTCGTATCTCTCTCCGCGGTAGCAAATATCCCCTTCCTCCATGTTCAGAGGCTCTTTTCGCTTGTATCTGTTCTTCTGCTAGCCGTTTTGGCACGATGCGTGTTCTATAATCGCACAATATCGCTTCCACCAACAGCAATGTCCTCATGTCGCTTGCCGACATCCCCGGCAGCAATTTCAGCCTCGCTGATGGTTCCGTCGATGCCAGATTCTCGGAGCGTACTGCAGTCGCCTGCCTCATCGCCATTGCTTGGTACAATGCCTTGGAATTGATCGTTCTCTGCTTCACCACTTTTAAGAGATATGGCGGGTGCTACTTCTGGTGTCTCCTCATCGCCTCCTTCAGTATCATTCCGTTTGGTCTCGGATATCTCCtgatcatcttcaacatctATAACAACATATTCCCCGTGGCGATGGAGCTGGTTGCTTGGGTCGGGATGGTGACAGGTCAGTCGCTGGTCCTCTGGTCTCGATTGCATCTTGTCTGCCACAGCCCAGCGGTCCTCCGCGCCACTCTCGCTATGATCATCGTCAATGCAATAATTCTACACATCCCGGGCTCCGTCCTCGAGCTCGGCAGCCATTCAAACAAATCATCGCTCTTCACCCACGGGTTCAACATCTTCGAGCGCATCCAATTGGTCGGATTCTCCATCCAAGAATGTATCCTTTCCATCATCTATTCCTGGGAAGCTGTGCGACTGCTGAATCTCCGCCCAAGAGGCCACTACCGAGGCACCTTGGTCCAACTCTTGATTGTGAACGTAGTCATGATCGTGATGGACGCAGCCATTATCGGGGTGCAGTACTCGGGTCTCTTCGATATTCATGTCACTCTCAAGGCAATGGTCTACAGCGTCAAGCTCAAGCTGGAATATGCGATCCTGGGAAAATTGGTGCACATCACCGAGGTGAGTGGCAGCAGCTCGGCCCCGACCGACCTGTCGGATTTTGTGGATCTTTCGATACATCAGGCCCGCGCTACACAGCCGGACAGCGACATGTTCACGGATAATCCAGAGTACAGCCCGCAGACTCGTCGCAAGCGAATGTCCTCCAAGCACTCGTCCGCCGACCCGCTCAGACGGAGTCTCTCCGCTGCCCCGAGTCCGAGTTCGAGCTCGGACTCATAAATCCATATTTAAATAATGACTTCGGAGATGATTTGTACATAGAAATTACTCAGTAAATAATGCACGACATACACCACACTAAATCACACCGGTCGGGGGTTGAAATTGGTTCGCCAATTTGTGAGGGGAAAGTAGTCCCCCCTCACCCGTCATTGCACACCGCCGCGAACATCATGATATCGACCCTCCACGGTCCCTAAACCCACCGAATCCACCCAGATATCTTCACCCACCCATCGACCCACCTACACCCAGTTCCACAATCCAAATTACACCTCGCAATGACCACTCCAAACCCTACCCCCCTAATTtacccccccctccccctgaCACAACCCCAACTCACCGCCGCATTCCACACAGTCCTAGACCAAATACAAGCATACGGCCAACACAAAAAACGACCCTTCGCGGCAATCCTCCAAGCACCAGACCACAAATTCAGTTTCCTTTCTTTGAACTCTCTCTTGCACGTGCGACACGCAGAAAGAGAGCTCGCACACAACGCAGCGGACAGTCACGACTGGGCGTACCTGGCACGCTGCACACCGGTGTCGACCAGGGAGCCGTGCGCGCGACATGCATGGGCGCCATATCTACTGGGCAATTAGTCTTGATTGCTCTTGGGCATGTTCGATGCATTGTTCACGTGGTGTCTGTGTAAAACATACAACACCTTAAATCTTTTTTATCCAAATTTGATTCTGGTTCTTGGAATAAATTGAGGGTTGTATCGGTTTTGGTGGATGGTGGCTTGACGATGATCATCTAAAGATGTGATTTATTACTCTGTGAGCATCATATATTCATAATTCCACTGCCTAGAAAACTTCTGGCAGATTCAATTCCCCTAAGAGCCATATAGGATGGGTTCGAGCCCATCATTTTGCTGTAGGCGTAAGATGAATTGAATAGCTGAGAGAAGGGAACCCCCAAAGTTTCCTTTTAAGCGTCACGTGCAAGGGCTAGTAGAGAAAAGTGGCCACCGATCCATTTCCAGGACATGGCCTCCGCCGAGATGTTGACTTGGAACTATTGGCTTGGGTAGTCTTTAATTGTCTTTCGTGTGATCGCCCCCATCGACCTGCTGTAAGGAACAAAGTACATTGGTCAATCATCTTCTCAGATTCAAGATAAAAGACCTCAAGGGTGTCTAACATGGAGATACAAATGGAGACGCTATTCTCCATTAGGTTCAAGGTGGCTGCATAGCCCCATGGAGCCACACCCCTTTGTTTAGAGGTGGCTGAAAACTTGACCTCTAGTATCATAACCCGGATCTCGTCGAACATGTCAAAATTTGGCTACACGCCGCTCATAAGGATGAATACAAGCATCGTCTCCCTTATGTCACAAGATCCGAAGTGTTGACGTCAAGTTGAGCAGAGTCTGATATCGCGGACCCACATGGACCCATGGATGATGATGGAGCGCGTGTGCCAAGACCTCGATCTCGTTAACCTTGGAagtttgtactccgtagatcattggggggggggatgatGGGAATGGACATTTTGGATTGGAAGCTGTGGAACTTTAGCGTGTAAAAGTGCTAAGCCTTATGGAGATTTGGAAGTGGATGACGTGGATCTAGAGCTGGGGTACGTTGTATCCATGTGAAGGTTAATATGACCTTACCATCTGACACACAAGATATGTTGCACCCAAAGCAATCCAATGAAAATACTGGAAATGGTGGCCAAAATGCAAAGGAAGACTGGGAGGGAGCAGATGTCCGTGTTGTGGCCAAAAAGCTATGCCACGACAGAATGACGTCACTGTCAATCACCAATTAGCTATAGCGTAGTTTGTGGACAGGCAAAATGTAGCTCTCTTTAGGAACACTCGGTTTGGACTTGGGATCGTTGCTTGGTTCCTTGTTCTCTCCCTCCCTCCCCCTTCTCATCATAATGGCGCTATGTCCTTAGTTCTTTTTATATTCCGTCATTCCCTCTTGAATGTTCGTCTGCCATATTTTCCTTCATTCCAGTGATACCCCTTGTTTTGTGCCTCCACAGGTCCACAGGTACAATAAATAGTTAATCATCAGTGAGAGACCCTTGTTTGCCATCAATGCAAACAGAACCTCTAACCCTGTTCACAGTTCATACATAATACTCTCCTCTAGCTATCTCATCCGCTTGCCCCCTCATCTTTGTTCTTTGATACCGACATTCATCATGTCAGTGAATGTTCCCACCAATTCAAGGCAGAAGGAGAAGGTATGTGTGACAAGGCGATCTTCAGTGCAACCACGGCCACTGACACAGAATTTGTCTAGGATATCAATCAGAAGCTCCAATTTTTTGGTATCTACCATGGTAAGTCAAACTTCCAAGCCACCCCAATTGAGCTTTTCTGTACTAACTCTCTCTACTATAGCCTTCAAGAACAGCAAGCTCCCTTCAGTACGTCGCAATCCTCTTCCGTCGCCACTAGCCTTGCCACAAATGTTGACTAGGTTTCTTCCTCccacagaacaagcaatgcGATATAGCTCTGAACTCCGCCTTGAACTCCAAGGCCCTCACATCTCCATCTAAGGAACTCTCATCCGACGGAAAGACCCTTGTGGCAGATCTGCGGAATGTCATTGACGCAGCTAAGAAGATGCTTTTGGTCAAGAATGAGGGTGAACTCCTGCAAGACTTTGTGTGGCAAGCCCAGAAGGTGTCAGCTGGTAACACCAATTCTCAGCGCCCTGCTGGGCTCCCCGTTGACAAGGAGGCCGGTCAGCAAGATGCTAGCAAGGCTATTGATGGCCTGAAGACTCTGGGCACACTCATGATCACCAATGGAGAGTTTAGAAAACTACGTAAGTGAGCTTCTGTTAGCGAAACCTGAGAACACATTCTAACAACGCACAGTGAGCGATGCCATGACCCTAGGCAGGGATATTGCTGCCGATGCTTCTCAAAAAGCTGCCAGTCAGCTCCGCCCCTCAGAGGAGGAGCTTTCTCAAATTGACCAAGCTGAAGAGGAAAATGTGTGGTACGAGAAGCCCAGTCTCTCCAAGGATGACCTGAAGTCCAAatccaagaagaaaaaggctGTATGTATCCTTGATGCGCTCTCAATTTGCACAGGCTGACACTTGCCCAGGAGAAGGGAAGCGCTGCTTCCGCTTCCGCAGCGGTTGCCGAAGAAGAGACTGGCAAATCACCGCAGGATACGAGGAAGGAATATTCCGacaagacgaagaactacTTGTCTGAGAAGATTCCCAAGGAGCGTCGCGAGCAGACTATCTGGCGCctgaagaagatgatcattGAGATCCAGGGTCATGCTGACTGTATGTCATCCAGAACTACTGCATCGAGAGGAAAGAATCACTAACAAACTATGCAGACCAGCAAGCCATTGAAACCTTGTTGAGTTTGGCCGAGCAATACGCCGGACATGCCAAGGACGTCTCCAACCAGGGCGGCAGCTCAGCCCGTGACGTTCTGAAGACCGACAATGTCCTGGCTGTTCAGTACAACCTGCGAACTCTTATCGAACGCTTTGCCAACCACACCTCTCTGGACGGCTTCTTCGAGTCGCTAAACACCGTTTACCGCGATGCTGAGAAGGATCCCGAACTCCGAAACTGGTTCACAAACGTCGACAACTTGATTCGGTATGTGATTTTGAAAGCTCCTgcccagaaaaaaaaaagctgacTAGAGATAGCAAATCTCTGCGCGAGCAGGGTTTCATTATGGAAGACGAATGCAACCGCCAGTGGAACGAGATTTACGACAAGGGCCGTTACCTCCTGCGCGAGCGTTATCGCGGTCACTCCGATCGTATTGTCGACGAGGTCAAGTTCCTGGCCGACCAATTCGAGCAGGACCCTCAAAACCAGGCCCTTGCTGAGTCGATCCAGAAGCTGTTCAAGGATCTGGGCCACGACGCCAGCGGCAAGCCCACCTTCAAACCGGATCTTCTTCGGGATCTCCGCGATGTCATCATTCCCGGCATTTTCGAGAATGTCCGCTACGTTCCAATCCCCCGTATTGAGGTTTCGGATCCCATAGTGGATGTTGTGGTGGAGAACCTCTGCCTTGAGGGTGACAACCTGATGCCCAACGTTGTGGAGTTCGGCAGCGACAACTACTTCCGCTGGGGCCGTAAGAAGATTAATAACAAGCGTGATAACAAAATCATGATTTCCATGTCTGGCATCCAGATGGATCTGCGCGACGTCAGCTACTATATCAACAAGAAGGAGGGCTTCCCGGCTATCACCGACCGTGGTGTTATGGATATCTTCCTTGGTGGTGAAGGCCTCAGCATCAGGATCGCTGCTTCCACTGCCCAGAAGAACGACAATGAGCACTTCTTCAAGCTGGACAAGGTGAATGTGGGCATCAAGAACATGGACATTAAGCTGAAGAAATCCAGCCACAAGCTGCTCTTCAACACTTTCAAGCCCATGCTGTTCCGCGTGGTCAGACCTGCTCTGCAGAAGGTGGTCGAGGGCCAGATCCGTGAGGCTTTCAGAAGGGGCGACCTCTTCGCCAAAGATATTCATACCGAGGCCACGCGTGCCCAGAAAGCTGCCCGTGAAGATCCCGCGAACGCCCCATCAATCTTCTCTCGCTACGCCGATGCCGTTCGAGCTCGTACCCAAGCCAAGGCCAAGCAGGTCGAGGGCGCTGCCAAGCGTGACACTAAGGTCCAGACTCTGATGACCCTCCACGGTTCCATCTTCCCTGACGTCGAGCTTCCCGGAGCTGTCTCCACCAAGGCCACTGAGTACGCCGACCTGGCTGCCAAGGGTGAGCGCTGGGAGTCCCCCATCTTCAGCATCGGCAGCGCATCCGAGTCCACCGGCATCCCGTCTGGCGGCCCCATCATCAAAAAGTCTGCTGCCAGCACCCACGGTGCAGGTGCCGCCGGAGTTGTTTCCGCCGCAAGTGTCTCTGGCGCCACCGCAGCCGCCGCTTCCAATACTGCGAACGGCACCAACGGAAATAAGGCCTCTGAATACCAGTCCCGTGGCTTTTCCGATGAGGTTGATCAAGCTTTCGTCAATCACAAGTCCCAGAACTTGGGTGAAGCTGCTAAGCATCGTGTCAGCGGTGCCAATGACGCTGACGGCG
Proteins encoded:
- a CDS encoding DNA polymerase gamma yields the protein MSVNVPTNSRQKEKDINQKLQFFGIYHAFKNSKLPSNKQCDIALNSALNSKALTSPSKELSSDGKTLVADLRNVIDAAKKMLLVKNEGELLQDFVWQAQKVSAGNTNSQRPAGLPVDKEAGQQDASKAIDGLKTLGTLMITNGEFRKLLSDAMTLGRDIAADASQKAASQLRPSEEELSQIDQAEEENVWYEKPSLSKDDLKSKSKKKKAEKGSAASASAAVAEEETGKSPQDTRKEYSDKTKNYLSEKIPKERREQTIWRLKKMIIEIQGHADYQQAIETLLSLAEQYAGHAKDVSNQGGSSARDVLKTDNVLAVQYNLRTLIERFANHTSLDGFFESLNTVYRDAEKDPELRNWFTNVDNLIRKSLREQGFIMEDECNRQWNEIYDKGRYLLRERYRGHSDRIVDEVKFLADQFEQDPQNQALAESIQKLFKDLGHDASGKPTFKPDLLRDLRDVIIPGIFENVRYVPIPRIEVSDPIVDVVVENLCLEGDNLMPNVVEFGSDNYFRWGRKKINNKRDNKIMISMSGIQMDLRDVSYYINKKEGFPAITDRGVMDIFLGGEGLSIRIAASTAQKNDNEHFFKLDKVNVGIKNMDIKLKKSSHKLLFNTFKPMLFRVVRPALQKVVEGQIREAFRRGDLFAKDIHTEATRAQKAAREDPANAPSIFSRYADAVRARTQAKAKQVEGAAKRDTKVQTLMTLHGSIFPDVELPGAVSTKATEYADLAAKGERWESPIFSIGSASESTGIPSGGPIIKKSAASTHGAGAAGVVSAASVSGATAAAASNTANGTNGNKASEYQSRGFSDEVDQAFVNHKSQNLGEAAKHRVSGANDADGVTNVANGTAINNIGTTV
- a CDS encoding Aromatic-ring-hydroxylating dioxygenase, alpha subunit, producing MPHPQVKEHVCKLCRNAMDCDETELYRATGLKWLRVELVSLEQPLTELAIQNHQNTVLPPGIMLDQMDHVLSTLKSLGPNVVHETNDAPPKHEIHTESLAV